The following proteins come from a genomic window of Flavobacteriaceae bacterium MAR_2010_188:
- a CDS encoding methionyl-tRNA formyltransferase — MKRKLRIVFMGTPEFAVATLKRLVDEGYDIAGVITAPDRPAGRGQKLQKSDVKVFAETNGLKLLQPTNLKDEGFLNELKNLKANLQIVVAFRMLPRAVWEMPEFGTFNLHASLLPDYRGAAPINWAIINGESKTGATTFFIDDKIDTGEIILQDEIAIKDHETVGQLHDKLMDLGSKLVLKTVNMIEEGEVTTTPQSNSEIEKSANKLNKENTKIDWTSSMEDIYNKIRGLNPYPAAWSYFENNGKKETVKLFEVDKEEKHHTDPIGKISIKDNSIYVSVKNGYVILKEIQLPGKRKMTTKSLLNGYDIEIDAKML, encoded by the coding sequence ATGAAGAGAAAACTAAGAATCGTTTTTATGGGAACACCAGAATTTGCGGTGGCAACCTTAAAGAGATTAGTAGATGAAGGCTATGATATTGCTGGAGTAATTACGGCACCAGATAGACCGGCGGGACGTGGTCAAAAATTACAGAAGTCGGACGTTAAAGTGTTTGCAGAAACAAATGGATTGAAACTTTTACAACCAACCAATCTTAAGGATGAAGGTTTTCTGAATGAACTAAAAAATCTTAAAGCAAATCTACAAATCGTTGTTGCTTTTAGAATGTTGCCTCGAGCGGTCTGGGAAATGCCAGAATTCGGTACTTTTAATCTGCACGCTTCCCTTCTACCAGATTACCGTGGAGCGGCTCCTATAAATTGGGCAATTATAAATGGTGAAAGTAAAACCGGGGCAACCACCTTCTTTATTGACGACAAAATTGATACGGGCGAAATAATTCTTCAGGATGAAATTGCTATTAAAGACCACGAAACAGTTGGTCAGTTACACGATAAATTGATGGATCTTGGCAGTAAGCTAGTGTTAAAGACAGTTAATATGATTGAAGAAGGCGAAGTTACAACCACACCCCAATCCAACTCAGAGATAGAAAAATCGGCCAATAAGCTAAACAAAGAAAACACTAAAATAGATTGGACGAGCAGTATGGAGGATATCTATAATAAAATCCGAGGTTTAAACCCTTACCCGGCAGCTTGGAGTTATTTTGAAAATAATGGAAAGAAAGAAACCGTAAAACTTTTTGAGGTCGATAAGGAAGAAAAACATCATACCGATCCGATCGGCAAAATTTCGATAAAGGACAATTCAATTTATGTGAGCGTCAAAAATGGTTATGTTATCTTAAAAGAAATTCAACTACCGGGAAAACGAAAAATGACTACAAAATCACTTTTGAACGGATACGATATTGAAATTGATGCAAAAATGCTGTAA
- a CDS encoding Predicted ATPase, giving the protein MNSKKIVITGGPGTGKTSIISELKRKSYVCFDEISRQIILKAREEGDEQLFLTQPLLFSERLLERRIVQYNAASKYETPILFFDRGIPDVVAYMDYAAEDYPPSFDEACNEYRYDKVFVLAPWEQIFVSDNERYENFEQAEEIHQHLLNTYKKFGYDLLDVPFDSVENRTQFILNALKD; this is encoded by the coding sequence TTGAATTCAAAAAAAATCGTAATTACGGGAGGTCCAGGAACAGGGAAGACTTCTATTATTTCCGAACTAAAGCGAAAAAGCTACGTCTGTTTTGATGAAATTTCTAGACAGATTATCTTAAAGGCCCGTGAGGAAGGTGATGAACAGCTTTTTCTCACCCAGCCCTTACTCTTTAGCGAGCGATTATTAGAAAGACGAATTGTACAATATAACGCCGCTTCTAAGTACGAAACTCCCATCCTCTTCTTTGACCGTGGGATTCCTGACGTTGTGGCTTACATGGATTATGCAGCCGAAGATTATCCGCCCAGCTTTGATGAAGCATGCAACGAATATCGCTACGATAAGGTTTTTGTATTGGCACCTTGGGAACAGATTTTTGTAAGTGACAATGAACGTTACGAAAATTTTGAACAGGCAGAAGAAATTCATCAACATCTCTTAAACACCTATAAAAAATTTGGGTATGACTTGTTAGACGTTCCGTTTGATTCAGTCGAGAACAGAACCCAATTTATCCTAAATGCATTAAAAGATTAA
- a CDS encoding ATP-dependent DNA helicase RecQ, which translates to MDTPLDILERYWNFSEFKHLQEEIIQSVLDNEDTLALLPTAGGKSICFQIPAILRKGICIVISPLVALMKDQVNSLNEKGIKAMAISSGISYGELDTLLDNCIYGDYKFLYLSPERLQQPIVQQRIEQMPVNLIAVDEAHCISQWGHDFRPSYKTIDKLRELHPSVNVIALTATAKPKVVKEIITELDFVSPKIFKGSFSRPNIGYHVIKTEDKEQKIVQILKKLIGPSIIYVRSRRNAENLSGYLENKGYKSSFFHGGLNSKEKDNRLDKFMQEKIEIMIATTAFGMGIDKSNIRSILHYNLPENLESYYQESGRAGRDGARSEAVIITNSNDEQHLKEQFLNSLPTVENTKLVYRKLCSFLYVAYGEGEQKTFNLNFNDFCTTYKLSASVVYNVLNLLDRSSIIKLEQHYINQTKLRFIVPNHVLFDYLGSNSERQLIIKSILRTYGGIMDSMLSVNLKTIAQKAGVSEDEIIKTLSTLKKDEIVDFENADTDTVITFLQPREDDKTINRISEIINQNIDLKKSQIDSVIHYIETSSVCRNIQLLEYFGERGATPCGICSVCLKKVKQPVEKNHKAIRNTIILSLESKPLSSRQIVEKTNLEEDEVLEMMQQLLEQEIIEITAANTYKIKYT; encoded by the coding sequence TTGGACACTCCATTAGACATACTAGAACGCTATTGGAACTTCTCCGAATTTAAACACCTACAAGAAGAAATAATTCAATCGGTCTTAGACAATGAAGATACGCTTGCGCTTTTACCAACTGCGGGTGGCAAGTCTATTTGTTTTCAAATTCCTGCAATCTTAAGAAAAGGAATCTGTATTGTTATATCTCCTTTGGTCGCACTGATGAAAGACCAAGTAAATAGCTTAAATGAAAAAGGCATTAAGGCAATGGCAATCAGCAGCGGAATCTCTTATGGAGAGTTAGACACGCTTTTAGATAATTGTATCTATGGAGATTATAAATTTCTCTATCTCTCACCAGAAAGGTTGCAGCAGCCAATTGTACAACAAAGGATTGAACAAATGCCGGTAAACCTTATCGCGGTAGATGAGGCTCATTGTATTTCGCAATGGGGACATGATTTTAGACCTTCTTATAAAACAATCGATAAACTTAGGGAGTTGCATCCCTCTGTAAATGTCATTGCCTTAACTGCTACTGCCAAACCTAAGGTAGTCAAAGAGATTATTACTGAACTTGACTTTGTATCGCCAAAAATATTTAAAGGGTCATTTAGCCGTCCAAATATTGGTTATCATGTAATAAAAACGGAAGATAAGGAACAGAAAATCGTTCAGATTTTAAAAAAGCTGATCGGCCCGTCTATTATCTATGTGAGGAGCAGGAGAAATGCCGAAAACCTTTCAGGTTATCTAGAAAATAAAGGGTATAAGAGTTCATTTTTTCATGGTGGACTTAATTCCAAAGAAAAGGATAATAGATTGGATAAGTTCATGCAAGAAAAAATTGAAATTATGATTGCCACCACTGCCTTTGGTATGGGAATCGACAAGAGCAATATCCGTTCAATTTTGCATTATAATCTTCCCGAAAACCTTGAAAGTTACTATCAAGAATCTGGAAGGGCGGGACGAGATGGAGCGCGTTCTGAAGCGGTAATCATCACCAATAGCAATGATGAGCAACATTTAAAGGAGCAGTTTCTAAATTCTTTGCCCACAGTAGAAAATACAAAACTGGTATATCGTAAGCTCTGTAGTTTTCTTTATGTCGCTTATGGTGAAGGTGAACAGAAAACTTTCAACTTAAATTTTAATGATTTTTGCACAACCTATAAGCTGTCTGCCAGTGTAGTTTACAACGTACTTAATTTATTGGACCGCAGCAGTATCATTAAACTGGAGCAGCACTATATTAACCAAACAAAGTTGAGATTTATCGTCCCTAATCATGTGTTGTTTGATTATTTGGGAAGCAATAGCGAAAGACAATTAATCATAAAGTCCATTTTACGCACCTATGGTGGCATTATGGACAGCATGTTAAGTGTGAATTTAAAAACCATCGCCCAAAAAGCGGGAGTTTCAGAAGATGAGATTATCAAAACATTGAGCACTTTAAAAAAGGATGAAATTGTTGATTTTGAGAACGCTGATACCGATACGGTCATTACATTTCTACAACCTAGGGAAGACGATAAGACGATTAACCGTATTTCTGAAATCATCAACCAAAATATCGATTTAAAGAAATCCCAAATAGATTCGGTTATCCATTATATAGAAACTAGTAGTGTTTGTAGAAACATTCAACTTCTAGAATATTTTGGAGAAAGAGGTGCTACACCTTGCGGCATCTGTTCGGTCTGTCTTAAAAAGGTAAAACAACCGGTAGAAAAAAACCATAAGGCGATTAGGAACACGATTATATTAAGCTTAGAATCTAAACCTTTAAGTTCTCGGCAGATTGTAGAAAAGACAAATCTTGAAGAAGATGAGGTTTTGGAGATGATGCAGCAATTATTAGAACAAGAAATAATAGAAATAACAGCAGCTAATACCTATAAAATAAAATACACATGA